One Verrucomicrobiaceae bacterium genomic window carries:
- a CDS encoding D-alanyl-D-alanine carboxypeptidase produces the protein MPFPPFHHRAVRFLTAFVLLLFTVGCDDPKREQQLLWREEEAAAKLIAVAQREADFAKEKHAVEEMRTNILAKEKTVELLQKQLSDEIEKTRRVRQEIEIRNLRGPIPQIHAERCIVIDARGEDVLFEKNADKRGPIASTTKVMTSVLVVENGNLDNIVTVEKSDTQCSPVRLGLKEGEKYSRRQLLTAMMVKSSNDIAQALARDHAGSLDAFVTKMNEKAAALGLQNTHFINPHGLPGLNPEDQPYSTARDLAVIARAADQMPDIREIVRLQTYKFKKPDGKVIDLANTNRVLRTLGDCDGMKTGFTEAAGYCLIATGERNGRRRIVIVLNDTESSVWRDAQALLDWALKA, from the coding sequence ATGCCATTCCCGCCATTCCATCACCGCGCTGTCCGCTTTCTGACGGCTTTTGTGCTGCTCCTTTTCACCGTGGGCTGTGATGACCCAAAGCGTGAGCAGCAGCTCCTCTGGCGTGAGGAGGAGGCCGCCGCGAAGCTCATTGCCGTAGCTCAGCGTGAGGCGGATTTCGCCAAAGAAAAACACGCAGTGGAGGAGATGCGCACCAACATCCTCGCCAAGGAGAAAACCGTCGAATTGCTGCAAAAGCAGCTCTCCGATGAGATCGAGAAAACACGCCGTGTCCGGCAGGAGATCGAGATTCGGAATCTGCGTGGCCCTATCCCACAAATACATGCCGAGCGCTGCATCGTGATTGATGCACGCGGTGAGGATGTGCTCTTTGAAAAGAATGCCGATAAGCGCGGTCCTATCGCCAGTACCACGAAGGTCATGACCAGCGTGCTCGTGGTGGAAAATGGGAATCTCGATAACATCGTCACCGTCGAAAAGAGCGATACGCAGTGCTCACCCGTCCGACTCGGCCTCAAAGAGGGAGAGAAATACTCCCGCAGACAGCTCCTCACCGCCATGATGGTCAAAAGCAGCAATGACATCGCCCAGGCACTCGCTCGCGATCACGCTGGCTCGCTCGATGCCTTTGTGACGAAGATGAATGAGAAGGCGGCTGCACTAGGCCTGCAAAACACCCATTTCATCAACCCGCATGGCCTGCCAGGCCTCAATCCAGAGGACCAACCTTACTCCACCGCACGCGATCTGGCCGTGATCGCACGAGCAGCAGATCAAATGCCCGACATCCGCGAGATCGTGAGGCTCCAGACCTACAAGTTTAAAAAGCCCGATGGCAAAGTCATCGACCTCGCGAATACGAACCGCGTCCTGCGCACGCTAGGCGACTGCGACGGCATGAAGACCGGCTTCACCGAGGCCGCTGGCTACTGCCTCATCGCCACCGGCGAGCGCAATGGCCGCCGCCGCATCGTCATTGTCCTCAATGACACGGAGTCCAGCGTGTGGCGAGATGCGCAGGCACTGCTCGATTGGGCACTGAAGGCGTAG
- a CDS encoding type I 3-dehydroquinate dehydratase produces the protein MPQLLSSKNLLLSSRPLAVGVVADQDALERLMEMPVSDRDSLCDVVELRLDLLGLSAADLRARLAGNTLPLLLTARHPAEGGQAPEDPVARAAMYEPLLDLAALIDIELRSAQEMSTTIKNAHAAGAFVVGSFHDFQITPSDEVLSGAISYGQPAGVDAVKIATFLQSQEDLIRLMKLAAAPNRQRLSVMGMGPWGRVSRLVLAKCGSLLNYGYIGKANAPGQWPVAELKNLLQQL, from the coding sequence ATGCCACAACTCCTTTCATCGAAAAACCTACTCCTTTCATCCCGCCCCCTCGCCGTGGGTGTGGTGGCCGATCAGGATGCCCTGGAGCGCTTGATGGAAATGCCCGTTTCTGACCGCGATTCTCTCTGTGATGTCGTGGAACTGCGACTCGATCTGTTGGGGCTCTCTGCCGCAGATTTACGTGCTCGTTTGGCTGGAAACACGCTCCCGCTGCTGCTCACCGCCCGTCATCCGGCGGAGGGGGGGCAGGCACCAGAGGACCCAGTGGCTCGTGCGGCGATGTATGAGCCCCTTTTGGACCTAGCAGCCCTGATCGACATCGAGCTGCGCAGCGCCCAGGAGATGAGCACGACGATTAAGAATGCCCACGCGGCGGGTGCCTTTGTGGTGGGCTCCTTTCACGACTTTCAGATCACGCCGAGTGATGAAGTGCTCTCTGGTGCCATTTCCTATGGCCAGCCAGCCGGTGTGGATGCGGTGAAAATCGCGACTTTCCTGCAATCGCAGGAAGATCTGATCCGCCTCATGAAATTGGCCGCTGCACCGAACCGGCAGCGCCTCTCGGTGATGGGGATGGGGCCATGGGGGCGTGTTTCGCGGCTAGTTTTGGCAAAATGCGGCAGTTTGCTCAATTACGGCTATATCGGAAAGGCGAACGCTCCTGGCCAATGGCCCGTTGCCGAGTTGAAAAACCTTCTTCAGCAGCTTTGA
- a CDS encoding sugar transferase, with the protein MLGRKQEINLQLTEIFDSAILAFCLWFSHYLRDRVVPIFMHDVPAIPGFEEFYWVLAIVPLFTPIALEARGFYSNIYNKTLGRSIRQMIEALVIIGMFVGVCVVFLRWDVPSRAVVIFAVALGACALLLRESWQREQLRKRLRTGKGRDRVIVAGGRQDIESFIRGLSGEQSAEIEIVDEFDITERPPVELQAVLKEHAISRVLFAVQHVHFGRIEEAVQVCETVGVEAWIAADFFQTAIARPTFDVMGGKLMLVFHSTPQASWELLCKGALDRIGAAILLTLSFPFWLIAIIGIRLGSRGPIFFKQDRAGLYGKSFTMWKFRTMHIDAEALRTELETQNEMDGPVFKIKDDPRIFGFGRWLRRMSIDELPQLINVLRGEMSLVGPRPLPVYEIERIEKHAQRRRLSVKPGLTCLWQVTGRNGIKNFDEWVALDLKYIDNWSLWLDVEILMKTVPAVLRGSGAS; encoded by the coding sequence ATGCTCGGCAGAAAGCAGGAAATCAATTTGCAGCTCACGGAGATCTTCGACTCCGCGATTCTGGCATTCTGCCTGTGGTTTAGCCACTACCTGCGAGATCGCGTCGTGCCGATCTTCATGCATGACGTACCCGCGATTCCCGGTTTCGAGGAATTCTACTGGGTGCTGGCCATCGTGCCACTCTTCACCCCCATCGCACTGGAGGCACGCGGCTTTTACTCCAACATCTACAACAAGACACTAGGGCGCAGCATTCGCCAGATGATCGAGGCATTGGTCATCATCGGCATGTTTGTGGGAGTCTGTGTGGTCTTCCTGCGCTGGGACGTGCCCAGCCGAGCAGTAGTCATCTTTGCTGTGGCGCTAGGAGCCTGTGCCCTGCTCCTACGGGAGTCCTGGCAGCGTGAGCAACTGCGCAAGCGCCTCCGCACCGGCAAAGGCCGTGACCGCGTCATCGTCGCAGGCGGCAGGCAGGACATCGAATCGTTTATCCGTGGCCTCAGTGGCGAGCAGAGTGCAGAAATCGAAATCGTCGATGAATTCGACATCACAGAGCGCCCTCCGGTGGAACTCCAGGCAGTGCTCAAAGAGCACGCCATCAGCCGTGTGCTCTTCGCCGTGCAGCATGTCCATTTTGGCCGTATAGAAGAGGCTGTGCAGGTGTGTGAAACCGTCGGCGTAGAGGCCTGGATCGCAGCAGACTTCTTCCAGACCGCCATCGCCCGTCCCACCTTTGACGTCATGGGGGGCAAGCTCATGCTCGTCTTCCACAGCACACCACAAGCATCCTGGGAACTGCTCTGCAAAGGAGCCCTCGACCGCATCGGTGCAGCCATCCTTCTCACGCTTTCCTTCCCCTTTTGGCTAATCGCCATCATCGGCATCCGCCTCGGCTCTCGTGGCCCCATCTTCTTCAAACAAGATCGCGCTGGCCTCTATGGCAAGAGCTTCACCATGTGGAAATTCCGCACCATGCATATCGATGCAGAGGCACTCCGCACAGAATTGGAGACACAAAACGAAATGGACGGCCCCGTTTTTAAGATCAAAGACGACCCCCGCATCTTTGGATTCGGACGCTGGCTGCGCCGCATGAGCATCGACGAGCTCCCCCAGCTCATCAATGTGCTACGTGGTGAAATGAGTCTCGTCGGCCCTCGCCCGCTCCCCGTCTATGAGATCGAGCGTATCGAAAAACACGCCCAACGCCGCCGTCTCAGCGTCAAACCCGGTCTCACCTGCCTCTGGCAAGTCACCGGTCGCAACGGCATCAAGAACTTCGATGAATGGGTCGCCCTGGACCTTAAATACATCGACAACTGGTCCCTCTGGCTCGACGTGGAAATCCTCATGAAGACCGTCCCCGCCGTGCTGCGTGGATCAGGCGCGAGCTGA